AGATAATATGAAGTGCAAGAAAAATTGCATTTAGTATTAGATAGAGCTCTCCCACACTCAAGTTTAATTTCCATCTTAAAGTCATTACCAAAAGTCCAATAAACGCTAATAAAACACCTATAATAGATGATTTATAGGGTTTTTTCTTAAGAATTAAAACTGAAAAGATAGGGGTATAGATAATATATGAGCCCGTTATAAATGCAGCTTCAGCTGATTTAGTATAAGCTATGCCAATTGTTTGGTATGCAAAAAGTAAAAATAAAAGAATACCTAAAAATATTCCAGCACCAATACTTTTAATATTTATATATTTATATTTTACTATAAATAGGGGCAACATACAGAAGGTTGCTAATAAAAAACGCAAAAATAAAAAATCTAATACAGATACTTCATTTAAAGCTATTTTTATAATAACAAAAGTAGAACCCCAACAAAGAGAAACTAATAAAAGAGAGATATCAGCTATTGACTCATAAAACCTATCTGAAGCTTTTAAACTAAATTTCATATCATAATTTTAATTGTAATATTAATTCAATTATTATATTTTTAATCAATGCAATTAGAAAATATACTG
This genomic interval from Deferribacterota bacterium contains the following:
- a CDS encoding DMT family transporter gives rise to the protein MKFSLKASDRFYESIADISLLLVSLCWGSTFVIIKIALNEVSVLDFLFLRFLLATFCMLPLFIVKYKYINIKSIGAGIFLGILLFLLFAYQTIGIAYTKSAEAAFITGSYIIYTPIFSVLILKKKPYKSSIIGVLLAFIGLLVMTLRWKLNLSVGELYLILNAIFLALHII